Genomic window (Rossellomorea aquimaris):
AATTATTCGCGTCAACCGTCACAGTTTGTTGGACTTTGTTCAGCTTCACATTCAGTCTCGCTGAACGAACAGCCACTTCATCCAGGTCATACGCTCTTACATTGTCTGCAGCTAATTGTGCAGCAGCAATGGATAATACACCTGAACCTGTTCCTACATCGATGACCGCATCGTGTTTTTTAACGATTCGCTCAAGAGCCTGGATACACATGACCGTTGTAGGATGAGTTCCTGTCCCAAACGCCATGCCTGGATCCAGTTCAATGATGAGTTCGTCACTGTGAACCGGTGTATAGTCTTCCCAAGTAGGGACGATCGTAAATTTATCGGAGATCTTCACAGGATGGTAGTATTTCTTCCACGCCGTTGCCCATTCTTCCTCATTCACTTCTGAAATCTCCACTTTGTTTTCACCAATGTCGATGTCATAGGTAACCAGGTTCGTAATGCCCTGCTTGATCTCGTCAACCGTTTCACCAAGAAAGCTATTTACGGGTAAATACGCTTTGACTAAGACACCTTCACTCGGATAATCATCAGGATTGAGTTGGTAGATCTCCCCAAACATATCTTCTCTTTCCTTAATTAATTCGGCAGGGTCTTCAATGACCACACCGCTTGCTCCTGATTCATGAAGAATGTTTGAAATAGGCTCAATCGCTTCATTCGTAGTAAGAATACTGATTTCTGACCATTTCATTGATCTACCAACTCCGTCCTTTAGTTATTCGCCTTTAAAGGCTTTTTTTACTTTATCAAAAAAGCTTTCATGCTGTTCATCTGGTACCTGTCCGCTAATATCCGCAAATTCTCTTAATAATTGCTTTTGCTTATCTGTTAATTTAGAAGGGGTAACCACCTTCACCTGAACATGCTGATCACCCGTTCCGTATCCACGTACATTCGGTACTCCTTTACCTTTCAAACGGAATCTCGTGCTTGTTTGAGTTCCTGAAGGCACTTTCAGCTTAACTTTCCCGTGCAGGGTCGGCACTTCAATTTCATCACCTAATGCCGCTTGTGCAAACGTCACTGGCATTTCACAATAGATATCATCTCCGTTACGCTCAAAGAAATCATGTGAGCGAACATGGAAGACAACGTACAAGTCACCGGCAGGTCCGCCATTTATACCTGGTTCACCTTGACCAGTCACACGCAGCTGCTGTCCATCATCGATACCAGCCGGGATTTTAACAGAGATTTTACGGCGCTTCTGTACTTTTCCGGCTCCGCCACAAGTTGAACATTTCTCCTTGATTTGTTTCCCTGTACCGTTACAGTAGTGACAAACCCGTCTGTTCACAATGCGGCCAAACGGTGTATTCTGTTCTACATTCAATTGACCCGATCCATTACAGTGAGAACAAGTATTGACCTTTGTTCCCGGTTTTGCACCTGAACCATGGCAAGTGTCACATTCTTCTTCTCTCGGAATCTCGATTTCTGTGTCTTTCCCAAAGACCGCTTCTTCAAATGTCAGTGACATTGTGTACTGAAGATCGGCACCTTGTCTAGGTGCATTCGGATCCCTTCTACGGCCTCCACCGCCACCGAAGAATGTATTAAAGATGTCTTCGAAACCACCGAAACCTCCACCGCCAAAGTCAGCTCCCCCGCCAAATCCCTGGTTAGGGTCAGTATGTCCGAAACGATCATATTGAGCACGCTTTTGATCATCACTCAATACTTCATAGGCTTCCGATATTTCTTTGAATTTTTCATCCGCATCCGCTTCTTTATTAATATCCGGATGATACTTTTTGGAGAGCTTGCGGTATGCTTTCTTCATTTCGTCTTTTGAGGCATCTTTTCCGACACCAAGAACCTCATAATAGTCCCGTTTACTCATTAAAACACCACTCCCGAATCCTTTGCATAAAGGTTATTTTAACATTGAGCTTTGACTATTATCAATAAAAACTCAACATTCCTTCTAATTGATTGTGTCTGTAAGATGAATGAAGCACCTATTGTTTCTTTCAATCATAGAAAAAGTCAAAGCCAAGAACCGCCCTGACTTTGACTTTTTCGTTCATACTGGATTATTTCTTGTCGTCGTTCACTTCTTCGTATTCAGCATCGACTACATCGTCGTCTTTCGAAGCTTCGCCTTCTGCTCCTTGAGCTGCTTGAGCTTCCGCTTGAGCCTGTTCATAAAGCTTCATTGTTAGGCTTTGAACGATTTCTTGTAATGCATCTTTCTTTTCACGGATAAGATCTAAATCATCTTTCTCGATTGCTTCTTTTAATTCAGCCTTCGCATCTTCCGCTTTTTTCACTTCATCTTCTTCTACTTTGCCTTCAAGGTCTTTTAACGTTTTTTCCGTTTGGAAAACAAGTTGGTCTGCTTCGTTGCGAAGTTCGACTTCCTCTTTACGTTGTTTATCCGCTTCGGCATTTTCTTCTGCTTCTTTCACCATGCGTTCTACTTCATCATCTGAAAGACCGGTAGAAGACTTGATTGTGATGTTTTGCTCTTTACCTGTTCCAAGGTCCTTCGCACTTACATTCACGATACCATTTTTATCAATATCGAATTTCACTTCGATTTGTGGTACGCCACGTGGTGCCGGCGGAATGTCCGCTAATTGGAAACGACCAAGGGTTTTGTTATCCGCAGCCATTGGGCGCTCACCTTGTAATACGTGGATATCAACCGCAGTCTGATTATCAGCGGCAGTTGAGAATGTTTGTGATTTAGACGTTGGGATCGTCGTGTTACGCTCGATCAGCTTAGTTGATACGCCACCCATTGTTTCGATACCAAGTGAAAGTGGTGTAACGTCAAGTAAGACAACATCTTTAACGTCTCCAGTAAGAACTCCACCTTGAATCGCTGCACCCATCGCTACAACTTCGTCAGGGTTAACACCTTTAGATGGCTCTTTACCTGTTTCTTTTCTGATCGCTTCTTGTACAGCCGGGATACGAGTTGATCCCCCAACAAGAATGATTTTATCGATTTCACT
Coding sequences:
- the prmA gene encoding 50S ribosomal protein L11 methyltransferase, whose protein sequence is MKWSEISILTTNEAIEPISNILHESGASGVVIEDPAELIKEREDMFGEIYQLNPDDYPSEGVLVKAYLPVNSFLGETVDEIKQGITNLVTYDIDIGENKVEISEVNEEEWATAWKKYYHPVKISDKFTIVPTWEDYTPVHSDELIIELDPGMAFGTGTHPTTVMCIQALERIVKKHDAVIDVGTGSGVLSIAAAQLAADNVRAYDLDEVAVRSARLNVKLNKVQQTVTVDANNLLNGVSGQADVIVANILAEIILRFTLDAFELVKPGGFFITSGIIQPKKQEVRDALESAGFIIEEIMVMEDWVAIIAKKPM
- the dnaK gene encoding molecular chaperone DnaK, whose amino-acid sequence is MSKIIGIDLGTTNSCVSVLEGGEPKVIANAEGNRTTPSVVAFKNGEKQVGEVAKRQAITNPNTIISVKRHMGTDHKVEAEGKEYTPQEISAMILQHLKSYAEDYLGEKVEKAVITVPAYFNDAERQATKDAGKIAGLEVERIINEPTAAALAYGLDKMDQDQTILVYDLGGGTFDVSILELGDGVFEVRSTAGDNRLGGDDFDQVIIDYLVAEFKKENGIDLSKDKMALQRLKDAAEKAKKDLSGVTSTQISLPFITAGEAGPLHLEVTLSRAKFDEISSDLVERTMGPTRQAMKDAGLSASEIDKIILVGGSTRIPAVQEAIRKETGKEPSKGVNPDEVVAMGAAIQGGVLTGDVKDVVLLDVTPLSLGIETMGGVSTKLIERNTTIPTSKSQTFSTAADNQTAVDIHVLQGERPMAADNKTLGRFQLADIPPAPRGVPQIEVKFDIDKNGIVNVSAKDLGTGKEQNITIKSSTGLSDDEVERMVKEAEENAEADKQRKEEVELRNEADQLVFQTEKTLKDLEGKVEEDEVKKAEDAKAELKEAIEKDDLDLIREKKDALQEIVQSLTMKLYEQAQAEAQAAQGAEGEASKDDDVVDAEYEEVNDDKK
- the dnaJ gene encoding molecular chaperone DnaJ, which produces MSKRDYYEVLGVGKDASKDEMKKAYRKLSKKYHPDINKEADADEKFKEISEAYEVLSDDQKRAQYDRFGHTDPNQGFGGGADFGGGGFGGFEDIFNTFFGGGGGRRRDPNAPRQGADLQYTMSLTFEEAVFGKDTEIEIPREEECDTCHGSGAKPGTKVNTCSHCNGSGQLNVEQNTPFGRIVNRRVCHYCNGTGKQIKEKCSTCGGAGKVQKRRKISVKIPAGIDDGQQLRVTGQGEPGINGGPAGDLYVVFHVRSHDFFERNGDDIYCEMPVTFAQAALGDEIEVPTLHGKVKLKVPSGTQTSTRFRLKGKGVPNVRGYGTGDQHVQVKVVTPSKLTDKQKQLLREFADISGQVPDEQHESFFDKVKKAFKGE